atgtagaaatcatcagatgtcgaaaacctttgatttaaataatcatttatggtgtgccttttcaaaggaatgcaatatttacaaaatgtatcatatagaggtcaaattccttgcaatgaaattgatgaatggcgtgttcgtccatatggatttggagcgatcgtcacagatacAAATTGATCAAATCATGTAAATGGACCAAATCATTGTAGATGGGTCGCAAGTTGAAGCCAAAAACACCACGTGCATAATCTATCAGATCGATATATCAGTTCATATCAAATCATGACGAGTATTGCAATTTCATAAAGTGTAGAGGTATAATTATATATCTCAGATCGATATAATGGGTTCACAAGTGAAGCTTAATGACAAAAAATTCAATCATCAATCATGTAATTAGGATTTTGTTGCTTATACTTGGATATGAACTGATATTGCATTATTTTTAGTCCCTTTGATGAAACTAATGAGATGGTTTTGCTTTTTGTAGGTTACCAAGATGCAAGCTGGAGTAAAGAAATTCTTAATTCTAGACTTTGAGGGTAATCATTTGGTCATCGAAAATTTCGGTCTCCAGGCATACACGGATAAGTATTAGTTGGTGTCTCATACGCGTAAACCTAATTTTTTTATCGTATGACCAGAGCTCGAGCTGTGGCACGCTTTGATGTTGCAACCTATGGAATCACTCCTGTGTGATATGATGACTTGCTGGAAATAAAGTTTGAGAAAACTGAAGCAATCAGAATGTACAATTAGTATATTATATTTTATTGATTTTATTTATACAGGCTAATACGGGAACTCAACTTTAATGTTTACATATGTTGTTGGTCACATTAGCTCTATACTACCACTCAAAATCAAAACTGAAAATGGGACTAAGACTAGATCACCTGACTTCGTCTTACGTGATGTTAGGTATTTTCACTTGCTTTATGTTTTTAATTTAGAACAGTGAAGTACAGTTTCCAATTTTTATATCAATTTTCACCTGAAATACTTAAATGTGTGTCGTGTTTGAAATAAACAGTGGCTTGACAATTAACTGCACAGTTTGGGGTGAGCATGCAACCCAGCTATCAAACTATTTTCACCCTGTAATGATGTTGCTTCTTCGATTGTCGTTTTGTTTCACAATGGCAAACTTTCCAATTTGCGTGGTAGGTCCACTGAATAAAAAATTTATGTTATACGTTCATCCTACATGTTATATTAGTATTTAAAGTCCTTGCCATTTAGTGATTTTCATGTGCGATAATAGTGTCATTTATTTCTACAGAGGAAGAAAAGACTAATGGAACTTTATGATAAGAATTGCAATGCGAATGATGAAATTATCAAAAATATTTCTGTTGCAAAAATGTAACAAGCAGGTTGCACGACTGATGTACTCGCTGGAATTTGTGAAGAACTTCTTTGGCAGCATGTTGTACATAACTGCAGTCATGGTAAGCCTCAAAATCTCAGATTAGGGGAGGCAAAATCTGCCGATCTACATGAAAATTGTTGATATCGGCTGTTTTAGCCTTAACATGTCATGTGGGCCTGGTTTGGGACGTGTTCAAAGCTATACAAATCATGTTTTAGTTAAAACAATTCATTTGAATACTGGGTCAGGAGGGGTTTTGGCAACCCACCAGCGTAATTTCTTTTGTTAAAGTTTTAAAATATTTGATAAAAAATCGAAATTAATTGATGACGGGTTGGCTTTCAAATTTGAGTTATGTTTGACTAATAAAACACAAATGCGGTCTTTGCACTTCATATTAAAGTAAgatttttttatttctttactgTAGTTAGTCAACTGCTTTTACATCTTGAGATAAATACGTATCAACAAGAGTTCCGTAACAAGTTAAAGCAGGTAATCATATTCAATTGCTTACATGATGTAAagattgatgtctattaattttcaCTAACAATATGAGAATAGTAATGTATGCTTTTTGAAGTGTAGAGTACTTTTTTAAGGTGTACAgtccataacaacaacaacaaaaaaaaaaaatgatgtaaCACTTAGTGGTTTATAGAAGTTATCTACTTTTATATTATAGCTAAAATGGTAATTGTACCAAATATTTTTGTAATTATGTTTTCTTCAAAATGACTGGTTGACTTTTCATGACcgtcttaaaatatatttatatgattCTATCTAAGTTACATAGTTATAGCTTGACTATAATTGAAATTGTTTTCAATAGTTTATTGAGATAGGTATCATGTCTGTTCTGTAGTATTTTTGGACACAATTATCTAAGAAGTGAACATGGTACACTGGTACAAATTGCCTTCTGTCAATTACTCGACCTTAGCCAACTATGAATTCAATGTACATATTGTCTTCTAAGAAATGAACAAGGTACATATTGCCTTCTATGAATTCGATGTTTTGTAGTTGTATAGGATCGGACATGTTATCATACTTCTATGCCATGACTTATATGATTTTGTTATTCCATTTTTGTTTATATAGAAGCAGCACTCAGGACACAATTCGTAACACCAATGATACGATGATTGGCGATCAAACAGTTCGTATACTATGAGGGTAACACTTCGAATCTACCACCTTTTTCACTCATAAATGTGACAAAATGGGCGGGTTTAAATATATAAATGatgctcatttttttttttttttttttttttttttaggctcTAGTGATTGAGTCGAcatcaagcgtcgatttattggcgacttgactgactcttagagcttaAATTAAATttaaggcaggatttaaaacccatgtaaatttgattttaccattttcatggtgtctcaattttatttttaattttatttaattttatttttaaaaactttttcctacttattggccggaggtccactcggaagcaatctctctatccgtcgaatagagagagggatgactttctctacttttgagggtgttttcactctgggtggagaaatgacttgtctttattctcggataggggaaggattgtctacatctcacctcccccatacaccacttatgtggtattgggttttgttgttgttgttgttgttgttgctcatTTTTTGTTGGTTTGGGTTAGGTTGGTCAGTTTAAAAACTTCCGAATTATATAAAACACGAATAAATTATCTATAACTATTAggttatttcataaaaatattttcattGCGTTTCTAAAGCAGTTAGACACTGGATATAAATTGATATCATATTAGACTTCAAGTGATATAGGAAATTACTACTACACCGATATATTACTTATATTTTGCATTTGTAAGAGATGCACATTGTTCTACATGTTGAAGGTCATAAATTGATCAACATCGTGCTTTTTGCCACCATCTTCATGCATTATGAATACAACAATTTTGATCACGTATATGTCAACATTTTTTTAAATATGCCTGACCATATCGCCATCTGCTTGTGGTAGGTAGCTTGAGACAATAACCCTGAAAACGACACAAGATATGGTATATATCAGCTATGGTCCATAGTCATACTTTGTTTGAAATAAGAGGTGTTAATGGGTGAGTTGACATACTAATTTATTAGTGTTTGAAACATTTGTTTGATTATTTTATATGCaactgatttttttttcttttttttttctttttacaaaTGCTCCTTCATTAAAATAAATGTTCATTGTTCTTAATTTATCACATCATTAAGTTGATAACACTTTCAATTATATTCTTACTCTTACTTTCTTTACCACATCTTTAGTTCACTAAAGAGACTTAAGATTGTCAGGCTTGCTTATACTGACCAGtaattatgataattttattttTTAGATTCACTAATATCTTCTTATATGGCATTTTCTTTAACTTAAACCCGCAATTTTTGCGAGTCTTAAGCTAGTAGATACTTATAAAAAAGCAATAAACTCTAACATTAAGCTTCGAATATAAGCTTCAACATAGCTGAAGCAAAGGGTTCCTCATAGTACTATTTCAATATTTTAAGTTCCCAAAAAAATTCAATTTGAAACAAAATAAATACTCCCAAAAAAGTTGCAATTTATTATCaggaatattaataaaaaaattcgCCGAGAGAACTGAAATAACATTTTATCCCAAAAAGGTTACAAAAATGGCCCATCATTCCACAAGCCACTCTTGTCATTTGCGAATGGCGAGTAGCATGATTTTTTGATCGCTACTATAAACTTTAAAAAGTCATCTTTTAATTCTTAGTTCCAATTTAATCACTGTTTTTGTTATCTGTATTTTTGCGAGGTACATCTATTGGAAAACTACGAagtttcaacttttttttttttttttttttttaaatccgacCTCATATTGCGATTTGCATTTTAGGTATAAATGTGCGATTTGCTATTTAAGTTATTTATTCAAACTGATTCAGGAGTTTTGTATACTAATAGTCAATTTTGATGTATATTTAACGAATTATATATTAGAATCATATATAGCAAGTTATTTATGGTTATAGTACGTTAAAAGGTGAAAACCAATGGAGAGGTGTCAAAATTGATGGTCAAACAAAGTCGAATTACAAAAATAATCGGGTCAAACCGCATTTGATTGTTTTTCAACTGACAGTTCTCGAGAAAAAAAGTGATTAAACCGAAACTAAAAATAAAAGACTTTGAAAGTTTTAAAAAAACTTCAAAAGTCGTTGTCAAGCATCATATTCGCAACTCGCAAAGCCAATTCACAAGTCACAAATTGTATTTGGCGATTCGTGAATGACATGGATTTTTCAATCATAAATCGTAATCAAGACATCCATGCCATCCGCAACTCACACAAGTCATTCCCAAATCACAAACAAAAGATTACGATTTACGAGAGCAATTTTTTTCAAAAAGTTACCCTTTTGAAGAACAAGTTTTAAAGGGCATTTTAATTAATTAATGTCTCTTAATGTATTACTGTATGTATTTCTCTATTTTCCTTTCTCCCTCTCTTTGACGAGATAAAAACATTACAAACACTACTCCTCCCTCAGAATAATCAGAATCTTGCAAGTTGCAACATACACATGTTACATGTAAGAAAGAAAACATCCATAATCGACTATTCACATATTTACATCGCTTGACACCTTTTATAATACAAGTAGACCCATTATTTACTTAACCCAACTTTGCAGACGATTTATTTACAGATTGGATCGTCCTACAATAAATACAGAAAAAAGAAAAGGAGGGTTACACGGAAGAAGTTCGATCAGGATACCTGCTATGCCCAGTTTCTCTTAGATCGGAATTGAGTGAGCTTATCTCTCCATTGAGCTGTCAAATGTAAGCAAAACAATCAAactaaaaaataaataaacaaaaatcATGAGGTAACTGGTTTGTATTAACTAAATCCAAACCTGTCTTCTAAATTCCAATAAAAAGTCAAAGCACACATATGGCAAAATGGGTTGATTGGGTAATAGGTTAAAAACGGGTTGGGTTGACCCATGAGCCACCCACACCCAATATTGATGGTTAACTAAGGATACTATTCTATAAAACCAACTGTAACAGTAAGATACCTGCATCTCTATAGCGTTCCTCAACAGCAGCAATAAGCATGTTTCTTACAAGATTAAACTCTTTGGTTTCAACACAAGGCTGCCCACTGGGTCTAAAATAGTGACAACCAATATTAGTATTTATGCTTCTGGAATGCACATAATTATGCCTGGCAAATCAAACCCATAGTCTAAAAAAATGGGTCCATTGGGTCTTAATATTAGGGTTCAATAGGGTCTCAATTTATAAAGGATAAGATATCTTGTGGGTCCAAAATTGAACTACTTATATCACAAGGAAAAAGTGACGGGTCCAACGGGTCCTATGTTCGGGTCTAATGGATCCTACGTTTTTTATGCCCGTTTTCATCACAAGCTTTCGGCGCGCGTTTTCATTGcccgttttcggcgcgcgtttttcgAAGCGCGTTTTTCAAAGGCGGTTTTCAGCGCGCGTTTTCGGCGCAGTTTTTGCAGGGCGTTTTCAACGCCCGTTTTCGCAGCGCGTTTTCGGCGCGAGTTTTTCGCAGCGCGTTTTTGGCAGGcatttttcggcgcgcgttttcagcACGGTTTTTGCATGGCGTTTTCGTCGAATGTTTTCAATGCGCGTTTTCTAAAaaaatattcatttgaatccataaattaagttgagatccaaggaaTCAATGAGAGCGCGTCATGTGGcgtgaaaatcacatgtgattgaaaaaaaaaaattcaaaattatttttttcgaaaatttttttttactttttttaaaaaaaaatttccgatttttttttttttattttttttttcgcaTTGCGAATCCGATAACTTCATTTGGGAACGCGAGCCTGAAAATGAAAtcggaaacataaaaaaaaaaaattaagaaaaaggGTCTTGACCCGACCCAACCCGGGGGAAAATGGGTCTCGACCCGACCCAACCCGTTGGACCAGTTCAAAATTTCTGACCCGTTTAGACCCGGACTCGTTTAAACCCAAACCCGTTTCAACCCGACCCAAACCCAACCCGACCCGACCCGATTGCCAGGTGTAACTGTACGGAGTATTTGTTAAGATATTAATGTAATGAATGGAAATAAAGAAAAAAGGAGATCTTTTTATACCGATCGAGTTCTTTAAATATCAAACCATCTGGCGAACCCTGGAATGAAAGCTTTGCAGATTCAACAATCTTCATTCCATCACTTTGTGCCAAAAACTTGTTCACTTGTATTGGTACCTAAAAGAGTAAAATAATATAGATATAAGCTTCTGTTATAATATTTGAAGTCAAAAAGAATGAAACCATAAGAAAACAACTAGGACATGATACCTTGCACCTCACAGCAATATTAATGGCATCTGAGGGACGAAGGTCAAAGCTAATACAGTCATTTTCATTATCTGCCtgtacttcaaaaaaaaaaaagaaagaaagaaataaaagaaaagaaaaatcatTTACACGGAATCAGTAGTGCTTTTAGCATGCCATTTGCCAACTTGTTAGATTGTTTTATGTCATACCTTTGTTAGATATAGCCGAGCAAAATATGCCTCGTGTATCCTCTTGGTTACTCGAACTAGCTTGACCTAAAAAATTGAGAATATGAGGTGGTCATTTTGCTAAAGAGTCGTTACATGTTCATATCAAGATGGGTCATTTTGGAAGATTATTGATAAAAAAGAATCCATATGGTCAAAATGGGTTTATGTGTAATTTGTGGAAAACGGGAGGAGTCACATGAACAACTATTCTTTAAAAGTGCATATACTTGCAGAGTTTGGGCGGATATGAAAAATATGGTTGTTTTTAAAGGATTGCAAAATGACTTGAAACTGATAGTTAGTGATATGCCAAGATATTTAAACAAGAAACATTTTGAATGTTCTGAACAGGCTTGTACTTGCAGCCGTTGTTTACTACATTTGCGCTGAAAAAAATGAGGTAGTTTCAGAAGATTGAAAGGTCAGTTGATGATTTTAAGTAGTGCAATTAAAAAGCTCATCAGGTTATAGTTAGTGAGTTTGAAAGTCAAAAAGTCAAGGAATACTGAGAAAGTGGCTAATATATGGATGCTCAAATGGGTTGAAATGTCCCTGCAGCATGGGTCATAGTTGGGCATGAGCAATTCTAATCCATAGCATGTCATGAAAGGTGGAACAACATAGGATTAGAATTGTGTTCTTTGCTGGCATGAGAATGGTAAGTATTCAATATTCATATTAGAAACAAATTTAAGAGGCATAATTTATTAAAAACAGATTTTGGCCATCTTTCAAACGGCTATTTTTCCCTTCTAGTCTTTTTATTGTTCGAACCGTTTAGAGTTTTGGCCCGCAATTGCCAACAGTTCAAAAAGTAAATGATATACTTACTTTATAACCCATCTTATCAATCATCTCCTTCACCACATTATACATTGTCGGCCTCACCTACAACATAAACACATCAGTTTCAATATATGTACATTATACAAAAGTAACAATCCTCGAATCTTAATCACTCAACGTACAATTTGGACATTTCGCATAGCCGCCATAAGCAATACACTAGGCATCTCCACTGTGAATAAAACAAAGTGAGTCGAGAACAAAATTATGTGTCATTACAAAAAACTCTCGAAAGATATTGAAATACTGAAAAATATAAAATAAGAGTACATACAAACAATTATAGGAAGTAAAAGGCCCGTCCCATCTTCCATCTTCAGCACAATTGCAGGATGCGGAGCATAATCCGACAGATGCCCACCTTGCGGGTTGTTGTGAACACATCTTAAATGCTTCCCGTCCCTCATTTTAATTATAAACCCATCGGGCCCGCTCTTCACTTCAACTAAAATCGGAAAAAAGATAATACACATAATTAATCGACTTACCTTCCCTGTCACATGCCACATCATCATAATCCATAACATACTATAGGTTCCCTCAATTTAGATAACACATCATACGTGTTTCCTCCATTTTGGTAATTTCATTAAGTGTTGTTTTAAACTTTCAAATCTAATTGGTTGTCAAGTCACCTGCCACATCATCATAATTGATCGTAGTCTGCACCTTTTACCCTAACTTAAGTAATCAGTGTGAAATTTACGAAAGCTACCCAAATTTGAGAAACATGTATGGTATATTACCCCGAAGTACGATTTACCCGTTCTTACACTCCggaaaaaatataaatatcaaaAACATTACATAAATTGCATTGATCGCAATCTTACCAGCTTCAACCACACTTGAGTTGACATAATCTGAATCGTTCTCATTAAAACTATCCGCCATGCTACCATTGCCATTCGAAGATGAACTGAAACTACATTTTACAAGCTTAGATCCAGGCTGATTACGCACGTGCACCCTACGGCTGTTAACGCCTTTAAACCCCGAAATTCCACTTCTCTGAATCTTCGCCTTCATTAACGGTCTGTCAACTGCATGAACACCGCCTTGCTTCCCATGAACTGCAGGGCATACAACTGGACCTTGCAAAGTACTCATTTCACCTGTTATAGTATAACCAATACACCTTTTTAATCAGCCATTAAACTAGAACATTCAAATCACTAGCTGTCAAAATTATATCAATCTAATGCATTCTTACACTTAACCTGTGATGTATAACTATAAATATTTCTGTTAGTGATTATTTAAATCAATCAATAATCCAATAACTGACAAAAAAGTAATTATTAAGAAACACAAAACAAAATTAATTTATTTAATGTACTAAACAGATATTATTCAACCCCAATCCTGGAAACTATATAACTTTGGCCCTAGAAACTTACAAAAACAAGTACATGGAGCTGCAAATTCAGATTTAGGGCTAGATGTAACCGCAGTCAAATAATTAGCTTTAAACTAATCACGAATTAAAGCTCAAATCAAATGATCTTCAAATTTCATATACTCGTTATATCTAATAATAGATCAGAACTACAATTTTAATAAATTTACGAAAACATAATCCACGAGTaacatcataatcataaatcacgtaaatatatatatgaaaaattgACAAATTACTATTAGCAAACACGAATACGATTACTCACCAGTGTAAAAGTAGATCGAGAAATCAATCGAATTAGAAAATAAAAAGATCAATCAGCTATTGATAGAACGAATGAACAAAATTGAATCAATAGATTAGATTCAGATATGATATTATGAAAACATTTGGATAAAGGTGTAGGAGTATAAGAGATTCTTTTTAAAGATGGATAAAGTGAAAATTAAGAGAGAAGTTTCTGGTCAGAGAAGTTTTGTGCGAAATTACAAATGTGTCACCATCAATGTATATATCACAAAAATGACCCCTAAGATTTTATTTTTTCTCTTCAAAAAAACAAAAACTCATATAAAAACATCTAATACTTAAATATCTACAGAGAAAAGCGCGTTTGTTGGAACTGTTAGATGTATTAGGTTAGGCCCAAGTCTCCGTCTAACAGGAGCATGTGTTTCATTACATAACATGATGGTGAACTAGATATGCTTCAAAACTCAGCCTCATAAACTTCTAGTCGTACGCAACGCAAAATATATGTTAAATTATTAATGGTTGAAAATTATACTCtgtataaaatttttattttttttacgaatTTTACAGCTGCCAAATACTAGCAGTCAATACACTCATAATTGAATCTGTAACCTAAGTTAATTCGCGAGGTAACGACTGCCTAACAGTGAATGTTGTTTTTGTTGCTATATAGTAATCCATTTAATCAGGTgtcctcattgtcttacaattttagtttataaattgttatattagctaAGTAGGGCGGACATTTGTTCTTATTTTAAAAGTTATAAACTGTCGTCTTCTATTACTTGTAGAGGATAACACTTTGTTCCGTGGCAATCTTTCACAGTTTGGGCTTTAACAATATTACAAAGGGCCGAAATTGTTATATGGTTTGTTTGGACGAAACAAGATTGAACTTGAGCTTATTTATAAAGCTGGAAGCTAGAAATCATTATAACTAGAGCTTGAACTTATTGTCGTGAATTGACCTAAAAAGGAATCAAGTATGAAatgtaaaattatataataatttatactttcatttttgtctcAATGTAGGCTATATATCCAAAAAAATACCAGTGTACGTcgcatactttcaaaaagtgtattaaTATGAACGCACTGAACTTATAAACCGGATAAAAAAGCAAGCTGACGTGACATCCTACGTGTACCTGAAGGACAATTTAAAATACTTACGTGACATTTTTTAGTTTTCTTTAAACATGACTTGGATAATAACTGAAAGTTTATGACCTACAAATAAGTCGTATACTTCTAATTTTGTtctgatgtaggctatatactttcagttttgttaacTTGTATGACTAAGAGTCAACCGGTTACGGTTAACCTAATTAATTCAAGTGAAATCTCCATGCGTCGGTTAAAAATAAGTATCAACAAAAGTGTAAGAAAAAATTGGTTCATGGATAGTTTGTTTTTTTGTTAGCATTTTACAATGATTTTTTGTTTCACTTTAGGTTTGGTGAGGCTCGGTTTAGTTAGTTCATTTATTAGCTGTTTTTAGGTACGAGCTTTATCAGGGTTCTCTCTTGTATTCTCTTGTTGATTTACTTTTTTATTCCTTAAAATGTTTTCCATTTTTATAAAAGTCTtcgttatttttgccaaaaaaCCAAAATATGTATATAACATACTTCAGGACAAAACTGGAAATATATGACTTATTTATAGGTCATAAATGTAATGTTtaaatgaaatttaaaaaaatCACGTAGGAATTTTAACTAGAACAATCGGTAACTTATTACCATTTGTATACATCGATACATTTTTCAAATGTATGTGACCTTTATTGGTATTTTTTGAGTATATATATACTAAATTGGGACAAAAGTAAAAGTATAATGTGTATTTATAAATTTAACCCTGATAATAAAGgatattatagtaatattatacaCTATCTATTAACAGAAGTAAATAGTGGCTTGTGCTTGGTTGAGAACACTATTCATGTTTGTTGCTATTATTTGTTTTTTTAATCCTATATCTATTTTTGTAATCATATATTTTTAAAGTAACAAAAGTAGATATTTTTCCTACCTCTTTTCAACTAACCATCCCTCATGACTTACTCTTTCCATACTCTTTACCATCCCTCTCTGACTCTTCACATGCCCTTTCTTTATCATACCCACTCTCCCATCTTATCTTCTATCTTCTATCTCTCTTTATTAATCTAATCTATTTCTACTATCTACTTTTTTTGTATCACCTGGGACGCTCTTCAACAACCTCCTTAAAACAAAACCCTAAAACACCATCACCATCTTCGTCACTTCATCCCAAGTTTATTCAGGCATGAGATAAGCTAAATCACCACCGCCATCTTCATCGAAATGTTCAAAAATTTTCATCTTAGCCAGCGTTTGATCATCGTTTCCATTACCATTCACAATATCTGGTACTGCATATTCATCGGTGACATCAGAATTTGCACTTATCTTTCTTTTTCAGGTATTGGGTTTATTGCTCTCCGTTGTTCAATTTTTTACTGTTCCGGATTGAGTTTGCAAATGCATTTCTTATATTCTGTTATATGTTGTATTAGTGTTGCTTAAGGTGTATCTATTTGGTATTCCATAGTTGTTGTCGTTATTATTTTTGTTGTTTTTTTTCCTTGTTCTTCTTACTGCTTGAAGCTGATGTTATGTTCTATATGTTTGGATACCCATTTTTGTTGTGGTAAGTCAAGTGGTTGTGTTTATCTTTATTAATTGCGCATGAGAAAAGGTCGAACAAGTGTTTGCAAGCTGCTTTATCGTATGTTGATGTAGGTGAATATGGTATTGTATGCCTAACTAACACAAAAAGGAAATGTCGTAAATGCGATTGTTGTTGATGATAGTTGTGATCACACTTTTAGGGTAAGGTGTTTTAAATCAGAATCTGGGTGGTTTGAATTCTGTTATGTTTGGTCATTCTGAACAACGTGGTTCTTCATCAATTGAATTGGATCTTTAAATGTCAGAGGTAACCTTAGTCGTTGCTATTTGTGTCTGACTCTTTGGTATCTTCATCCAGTGTATCGCATTCATAGTCTGCTACGCTTCCGTCTGAAGGTATTTTCACTGATGACATATACGCTAGTCGTTGTTTGTATTTTTGTGGTTTGTAGTAGTTTCTTAATAAGGAATGTAGATGTAGATATTTGTATATAACGATTTTTATTGGGGTGACAATATGGGTGGGTCACATACGGATCAAAGTTTGCAGCAACGTGGGTCATTTTAAATGCAGGTCAAGATGGGCCGGATTTGTCAAGTATATCTTGGTGTGAAGGTATAAGTTACTTGATTCGTAAAAACCCTGATATGTATATACAAGGGGTGGCAAACATAAGTTTTAATATTCTTTTTTGTAACGACTAACGAGATGGGATGAACTCCTTTATCTAACATGATTACTAAAATCATACATAAACAATAAAAGCTTTTTGGAGGTTACTGCGTGTAAGTAACTAGAGTGGGGTGAATAATTACTTAATACGATTTATTAAACTTTTTTTATGATCAACAGAATTTAAACAATCCTTGATCACTTCTATCAACTCAAACAattgtgtggtgtgtttatgtttgtaataatgcgaaatgtaaagtaaagaacataaacacaaggatttatagtggttcaggtggatgttaactaatccaccttaatccactcctcaattcactAATCGGtatttttgcttcactaagcacctttctccaaatccagtggagatccgatttacaagccttgtacttctccttagacaacaaacctagtcccttctatccctttgaaagattacttccaacttagatcaacttgtcttcaccttggacaagtattaatctccaatgagattaatcaactccccaATTCCCTTTAAAGATGATAGCTAAACTATCATATACTTCTAATTACATAGTACAAAGACTCACtcttttctagtgatgacaatcctaagacaattctaaggattattacaacactatgcaaacttacaaagataagaatttgaaagtaagtttacaaacaccccttctataatctataagattatagaacttctcttgctaatcacaaacatatgta
This window of the Rutidosis leptorrhynchoides isolate AG116_Rl617_1_P2 chromosome 7, CSIRO_AGI_Rlap_v1, whole genome shotgun sequence genome carries:
- the LOC139860597 gene encoding bifunctional nuclease 1-like, with amino-acid sequence MSTLQGPVVCPAVHGKQGGVHAVDRPLMKAKIQRSGISGFKGVNSRRVHVRNQPGSKLVKCSFSSSSNGNGSMADSFNENDSDYVNSSVVEAVEVKSGPDGFIIKMRDGKHLRCVHNNPQGGHLSDYAPHPAIVLKMEDGTGLLLPIIVLEMPSVLLMAAMRNVQIVRPTMYNVVKEMIDKMGYKVKLVRVTKRIHEAYFARLYLTKADNENDCISFDLRPSDAINIAVRCKVPIQVNKFLAQSDGMKIVESAKLSFQGSPDGLIFKELDRPSGQPCVETKEFNLVRNMLIAAVEERYRDAAQWRDKLTQFRSKRNWA